The proteins below come from a single Hippocampus zosterae strain Florida chromosome 5, ASM2543408v3, whole genome shotgun sequence genomic window:
- the dop1a gene encoding protein dopey-1 isoform X3, with product MNAEEVELLGDSKYRNYVAAVDKALKNFEYSSEWADLISALGKLNKILQNNAKYQVVPKKLTIGKRLAQCLHPALPSGVHRKALETYEIIFKIIGPKRLAKDLFLYSSGLFPLLTNAAMSVKPVLLGLYETYYLPLGKTLKPGLQGLLTGVLPGLEEGSEFYDRTNNLLEKVAAVVEQSAFYSALWGSILNSPAVRLPGVSFVLLHLNRKLSMEDQLYVMGSDIELMVEAVSTSVQDSSVLVQRSTLDLILFCFPFHMSQATRPDMIRILSAALHVVLRRDMSLNRRLYAWLLGFDNNGVKTGPRATRQSKPEEHASHYFNTFSKDMLVQAMVGILQGKAQGGEEESILMHDLKPFRILISLLDKPELGPAILEDVLIEVFRMLHTQCKTELDLQNQSSFSKDHTHLSSKLRENKKTAELIKTANLLFNSFEPSYMWDYIARWFEECCRTTLNGQTSIPRHAGGLDTPELSLMEFCQLVDFLLDVVSLETYIEIQTEHLPQLLLRMVAALTCHLQTLGLGELTHCLRLCSKILSKVQPPLVSPLALPTSPQGQGLSSCCGDSSDSTKDVKSDNKTPPVTLETHEDGEVFKDVESHPNCSSESCFTEFIQYHDSVPDNEQPPHTHPINKTGLRSSGLSQTKPVDKPVMQCCLEHFQQFISRLITLHITTEQVDKDEKDRGLLVQTTSLAVEGTPHCRHVDLTESCLDSVVVQKECVAAFTAACQLFLECSSFPVYIAEGNQKASPTQEQELSSEQGCLPVWLQTLMDATRLASDFSLQGVAISLLMDLVGLTQSVAMVTAKSVASSGSSESAQPMSPSQGRVAVIIRPPLTQGILLHIANKTDFFKNVALILWDQLSEGTPQHHQRSVELFYQLHNLVPSSSICEDVISQQLMHRDKRIRLEAHVKFSVLWHLTRDLNVTKSSPFNRTFDRSLFIMLDSLSYWDPCTSSVGRAWFNQVLQRHDIARVLEPLLLLLLHPKTHRVSIQKIQAQRHWVHVFPGLPEQEPSEPIDAGLSENLSHMQMDRMAQRDLQGLEIGDMEPFCLTVNPLSDSLSILSLSSENLQLTGGFQPADQQKEPHFSESTGSHSSPVESQSFDEPDVVNSTSNGSDQQPASSDSSSEDSLEETVFSVVNDLIENVLSLVGEESLDVPIQSEDWPHSDSESTCSETSTGPHLDSGPPHSSNHQTLPEMLAEGTLEFLGVPPTDVAAEEQRREGIIRHSSSPSIVTLPENSDPAISEQNLQVHNSQTRKRSHSSTQLSLKGKIMEKLADKSTGAKPKTKKSKRKEEERQRKAASQAEKTQTPSIFFGDSLDLENWYSCGEGEVSEIESDTGSPSACSGGNVGGVCVAGHRSSSASPRFNIHPLYQHVLLYLQLYDSSRALHALSAVAAMLRSAPSGFVSAISTTSINNTYTPQLSLLQNLLARHRISVMGKDFYCPIPQDSHSHSFRSAMYLEIIISLCLYFLRSFYSAHVTAGPQDLAGNRAMQLTSIEVLTLLFSELAKVTGGSAKGFASFIYDVLSKCKVQKVVLHCLLSSIFSAQKWHDQRVADVNMSTVEEGLSEDSIINLSEDQVDSCSAVQSQLLRLLQSLVVLEHRVLVPVEEGGEPAAGAAGGVGAGGSTGNGFEMLGGDVEHVNPQQPMTSLQYLHGQPITAQGMFLCAVIRALHQHHACKMHPQWIGLITATLPYMRRILRRVVASVTLQLCRNLDNLLHQYRYETGITDIRPQWMALCIPPDLLLTVLEGITAIIHYCLLDPTSQYHQLHVSVDQKYLAEARSGILSILHTIMSSVTLLWSVLHHADSSEKPAAASAASTSNINLGSTKKIRQQILELLGPISMNHGAHFMAAIAYVWNERKQIKTPVRNKVIPVASDEQLLLVELVRSVSAMRTETVMHTVKEVLKQPPAIAKDKKHLSLEVCMLQFFYAYVQRIPVSTLVDSWPSLLALLKDSVQLGLPAPGQFLILGVLNEFILKNPNLESKKDQRELQDVTHKVVEAIGTIAGSSLEQTTWLRRNLEVKASPQIVVNGTNLEADVEDLMLTVMEASSFTPSVYSVHALTLLAEVLAHLLDMVFYSDEKERVIPMLVNIMHYVVPYLRNHSTHNAPSYRACIQLLSSLSGYQYTRRAWKKEAFDLFMDHTFFQMDSSCVSHWRAIIDHLMTHDKTTFRDLMTRVAVAQSSSLSLFTNRDAELEQRAMLLKRLAFTIYSSEVDQYQKYLPDIQERLVESLRLPQVPILHAQVFLFFRVLLLRMSPQHLTSLWPTMITELVQVFLLMEQELTADEDISRTSGPSVAGLETTYSGGNGFSTSYNSQRWLNLYLSACKLLDLALALPPETLPQFQMYRWAFIPEASDDSGMEVRRQGTHQREFKPYVVRLAKLLRKRAKKNPEDDCSTRTLSWEPGHLMLTLYIIRSMEQLLPFFNLLSQVFNSKASSRLGPACAHNRAAGLYFCQKEGHKLESQKVFWSRARQNIEEMVEKDFLEGLIKT from the exons ATGAATGCAGAGGAAGTGGAGCTGCTCGGTGACTCCAAGTACAGGAACTATGTGGCAGCGGTAGATAAAGCCCTTAAGAACTTTGAGTACTCAAGTGAGTGGGCAGACCTCATCTCTGCACTGGGCAAGCTCAACAAG ATATTGCAGAACAATGCAAAATATCAAGTGGTTCCCAAGAAGCTGACAATAGGCAAGCGGTTGGCCCAATGCCTCCATCCTGCCCTGCCCAGTGGAGTCCACCGTAAGGCCTTGGAGACCTACGAGATAATCTTCAAGATCATTGGACCCAAGAGGCTGGCCAAAGACCTATTTCTTTATAG CTCTGGGCTCTTCCCTTTACTCACCAATGCTGCCATGTCCGTAAAGCCTGTGTTGCTGGGCCTCTATGAGACTTACTACCTGCCTCTGGGCAAGACCTTGAAGCCTGGTCTACAAGGACTACTCACTGGAGTACTGCCTGGCCTCGAGGAAGGATCAGAGTTTTATGATAG AACCAACAACCTTTTGGAGAAGGTGGCAGCAGTAGTGGAGCAGTCGGCATTCTACAGTGCCTTATGGGGCAGCATCCTCAACAGCCCCGCTGTGCGTCTCCCGGGGGTCTCCTTTGTTCTGTTGCACCTGAATCGTAAGCTCTCCATGGAGGACCAGCTCTACGTCATGGGCAGTGACATTGAGCTCATG GTGGAAGCTGTCAGCACATCAGTCCAGGACTCAAGTGTGCTGGTGCAGAGAAGCACTTTAGATCTGATCCTTTTCTGCTTCCCCTTCCACATGAGCCAG GCAACTCGCCCTGACATGATCCGGATCCTGTCAGCTGCCTTGCATGTGGTTCTGAGAAGAGACATGTCCCTTAACCGCAGACTGTACGCATGGCTGCTGG gttTTGACAACAATGGGGTGAAAACAGGACCCCGCGCCACTCGACAGAGCAAGCCAGAAGAGCATGCTAGCCACTATTTCAACACCTTCTCAAAAGACATGCTCGTCCAG GCAATGGTGGGGATATTGCAGGGCAAAGCGCAAGGCGGAGAAGAGGAAAGCATTCTCATGCATGACCTCAAGCCATTTCGCATCCTCATCAGCCTGCTTGACAAACCAGAGCTTG GTCCAGCTATCTTAGAGGATGTTCTTATCGAAGTGTTTCGTATGCTGCACACACAGTGCAAAACAGAGCTGGATCTCCAAAACCAAAGTTCCTTCAGTAAGGACCACACACACCTGAGCAG CAAACTTCGGGAGAACAAGAAGACGGCAGAACTGATTAAAACAGCCAATCTTCTGTTCAACTCTTTCGAGCCATCCTACATGTGGGACTATATTGCTCGCTGGTTTGAGGAGTGCTGCAG GACAACACTCAATGGCCAGACAAGTATTCCAAGGCATGCTGGAGGATTAGATACCCCAGAGCTCTCCTTAATGGAGTTCTGTCAGCTAGTTGATTTCCTGTTGGATGTCGTTTCCTTG GAGACTTACATCGAGATCCAGACAGAGCATCTTCCTCAGCTGTTGCTGCGCATGGTGGCTGCACTAACCTGTCACCTGCAGACGTTGGGGCTTGGAGAACTCACTCACTGTctgcgtctctgctccaagaTCCTGAGCAAAGTGCAACCACCATTGGTGTCCCCTTTGGCTCTGCCCACAAGCCCCCAGGGGCAGGGCCTGTCCAGCTGCTGTGGAGATTCTTCGGACTCCACAAAGGATGTAAAAAGTGATAATAAA ACTCCCCCTGTGACTCTGGAAACACATGAAGATGGGGAGGTGTTCAAAGATGTAGAATCTCATCCAAATTGCTCGTCAGAAAGCTGCTTCACAGAATTTATCCAGTACCATGACAGTGTCCCTGATAACGAACAACCGCCTCACACTCacccaataaataaaacaggccTTCGTTCCTCAGGTTTATCACAAACTAAACCTGTGGACAAACCAGTCATGCAATGCTGCTTGGAACACTTCCAACAATTTATTTCTCGGCTTATTACCTTGCACATAACTACGGAACAAGTGGACAAAGACGAGAAGGACAGAGGCCTGTTGGTTCAGACAACAAGCCTTGCAGTAGAGGGTACCCCACATTGTAGACATGTAGATCTTACCGAGTCATGCTTGGACTCTGTGGTGGTGCAGAAAGAGTGTGTTGCTGCTTTTACTGCGGCCTGCCAGCTGTTCTTGGAGTGTTCCAGTTTTCCAGTGTACATTGCAGAGGGGAATCAGAAGGCTTCACCCACACAAGAGCAAGAACTAA gcagcgAGCAGGGGTGTCTGCCAGTGTGGCTGCAGACATTGATGGATGCCACGCGCTTGGCTAGCGACTTTAGTCTGCAAGGTGTGGCCATTTCTCTGCTAATGGACCTTGTGGGACTCACCCAGTCCGTGGCCATGGTAACAGCCAAGAGTGTGGCATCCAGCGGCAGCTCTGAGTCTGCCCAGCCAATGAGTCCCAGCCAAGGCCGCGTGGCCGTTATCATCAGACCCCCACTCACACAGGGAATTCTACTGCACATTGCAAACAAGACGGATTTCTTCAAG AATGTGGCTCTGATTCTGTGGGATCAGTTGAGTGAAGGAACACCTCAGCACCATCAACGTAGTGTGGAGCTTTTCTATCAGCTCCACAACCTTGTACCTTCTTCCAGCATCTGTGAAGATGTGATCAGCCAGCAGCTCATGCACCGGGACAAG AGAATTCGGCTCGAAGCCCATGTGAAGTTTTCTGTGCTGTGGCATTTGACACGAGATTTAAACGTGACCAAATCTTCTCCTTTCAATCGCACATTTGACAG ATCTCTTTTTATCATGCTAGACAGCCTGAGTTATTGGGATCCTTGTACGAGTTCAGTTGGCCGGGCTTGGTTTAATCAGGTCCTTCAGCGACATGACATTGCTCGGGTACTAGAgcccctccttcttcttctactgCACCCAAAGACCCATAGAGTTTCCATTCAAAAAATACAAGCCCAGCGCCACTGGGTCCATGTCTTTCCGGGCCTGCCTGAACAAGAGCCATCGGAACCTATAGACGCTGGCTTGTCCGAAA ACCTCAGTCATATGCAAATGGACAGGATGGCACAGAGAGATTTGCAAGGTCTTGAAATCGGTGACATGGAGCCATTTTGTCTCACTGTTAACCCTCTGAGTGACAGTCTATCTATCCTGAGTCTGAGCAGTGAGAATTTACAACTAACTGGTGGATTTCAACCTGCTGATCAGCAGAAGGAGCCCCATTTCTCTGAATCAACTGGTTCTCATTCCTCTCCAGTGGAAAGTCAAAGTTTTGATGAGCCAGATGTTGTGAACAGCACGTCCAATGGTTCCGACCAGCAGCCTGCTTCCTCAGATTCGTCATCTGAAGACTCATTAGAGGAGACTGTTTTCTCTGTTGTTAATGATCTGATAGAAAACGTTCTGAGTTTAGTAGGTGAGGAGTCCCTTGATGTGCCAATTCAGTCTGAAGACTGGCCCCACTCAGATTCAGAGAGCACTTGTTCAGAAACGTCCACTGGTCCTCATCTTGACTCTGGACCTCCTCACAGCTCCAACCACCAGACGCTACCAGAGATGCTGGCTGAAGGGACACTGGAATTCCTCGGTGTCCCTCCAACTGATGTCGCTGCAGAAGAGCAGCGCAGAGAGGGCATCATCCGTCACAGTTCCTCACCTTCCATTGTCACATTACCTGAGAACTCAGATCCTGCCATTTCAGAACAGAATCTCCAGGTGCACAACAGTCAAACACGCAAACGTAGCCATAGCAGCACTCAGCTCAGTCTTAAAGGCAAAATCATGGAGAAACTGGCCGACAAATCCACAGGGGCTAAgcctaaaacaaaaaagtccaaaAGGAAAGAGGAGGAGAGACAGAGAAAGGCAGCGAGCCAGgctgaaaaaacacaaacacccaGCATATTTTTTGGGGATAGCCTAGATCTGGAGAACTGGTATAGCTGTGGAGAAGGTGAGGTATCAGAGATTGAAAGTGATACTGGCTCACCCAGTGCATGCTCAGGTGGGAATGTTGGAGGTGTTTGTGTCGCAGGGCACAGATCATCTTCCGCCTCACCTCGCTTCAACATCCATCCTCTCTACCAGCATGTTCTACTATATCTCCAGTTGTACGACTCATCTCGGGCCCTGCATGCACTTTCGGCAGTAGCGGCCATGCTGAGGTCTGCTCCCTCAGGGTTTGTGAGTGCTATCTCCACTACCAGCATCAACAACACCTACACCCCCCAACTATCTTTGCTTCAAAACCTCCTAGCTCGTCACAGGATCTCTGTCATGGGCAAAGACTTCTACTGCCCCATTCCACAAGACTCCCACTCCCACTCATTCCGCAGTGCCATGTATCTGGAAATCATCATATCACTCTGTCTATACTTCCTAAGAAGCTTCTACTCTGCCCATGTGACAGCAGGCCCTCAGGACTTGGCCGGGAACCGCGCCATGCAGCTGACCAGTATAGAGGTCTTAACTCTTCTTTTCAGTGAGCTGGCCAAAGTCACAGGGGGCTCAGCAAAGGGATTTGCGAGTTTCATCTATGATGTCCTGTCTAAATGTAAAGTTCAGAAGGTTGTTCTCCATTGCTTGCTCTCCTCTATATTTAGTGCTCAGAAATGGCATGACCAACGGGTGGCTGATGTAAACATGTCCACTGTGGAGGAAGGTCTGTCAGAGGACAGTATCATCAACTTGTCCGAGGACCAGGTGGACAGTTGTAGTGCAGTCCAATCCCAATTACTGAGACTGCTTCAGAGCCTAGTTGTACTTGAGCACAGAGTTCTGGTGCCAGTCGAAGAAGGAGGAGAACCTGCGGCAGGAGCGGCGGGTGGTGTAGGAGCAGGGGGCAGCACAGGAAATGGGTTTGAGATGTTAGGTGGAGATGTGGAGCATGTCAACCCTCAGCAGCCAATGACATCGCTACAGTACCTTCAtggacagccaatcacagcacaGGGCATGTTTTTGTGCGCTGTGATCAGGGCACTGCATCAACACCACGCGTGTAAAATGCACCCGCAGTGGATTGGACTCATCACAGCCACATTGCCATACATGCGGAGGATTCTAAGACGGGTGGTTGCATCAGTCACTCTGCAGCTTTGCAGAAACTTGGACAATCTGCTTCACCAGTACCGCTATGAAACTGGAATTACTGACATCAG accgCAGTGGATGGCTCTCTGCATTCCTCCTGACCTATTACTGACTGTATTGGAAGGGATCACTGCAATCATCCACTACTGCCTGCTTGATCCCACTTCCCAGTACCACCAG TTGCATGTGAGTGTTGACCAGAAGTACCTGGCTGAGGCTCGCTCAGGCATCCTGTCCATTCTCCACACTATCATGTCTTCTGTCACACTACTGTGGAGTGTCCTCCATCATGCCGACAGCTCTGAGAAACCggctgctgcttctgctgcttCCACTTCCAACATAAATTTGGGCTCCACTAAG AAAATTCGGCAGCAAATCCTTGAGCTGCTCGGCCCGATCTCCATGAATCACGGTGCTCACTTCATGGCAGCCATTGCCTATGTTTGGAATGAAAGGAAACAGATCAAGACTCCAGTCAGAAATAAG GTGATTCCTGTAGCCAGTGATGAACAGCTACTGCTGGTTGAGCTGGTTCGCTCGGTGAGTGCCATGCGCACTGAAACAGTCATGCACACAGTCAAAGAGGTTCTGAAGCAGCCACCAGCCATTGCAAAAGACAAG AAACACCTCTCTTTGGAGGTCTGCATGCTGCAGTTCTTCTATGCGTATGTCCAGAG GATCCCCGTATCTACTTTAGTTGATAgctggccttctctgctggctcTGCTGAAGGACTCTGTGCAGTTAGGCTTGCCTGCCCCAGGACAGTTTTTGATACTTGG TGTTCTCAATGAGTTCATTTTGAAGAACCCTAATCTGGAAAGTAAGAAGGACCAGCGAGAGCTCCAG GATGTGACACATAAAGTAGTCGAGGCCATTGGAACGATTGCAGGTTCCTCTCTGGAGCAGACGACCTGGCTAAGGAGAAACCTGGAAGTGAAGGCCTCTCCTCAGATAGTGGTGAATGGAACGAACCTTGAAGCAGATGTTGAAG ATTTAATGCTCACAGTTATGGAGGCCTCCAGCTTTACCCCATCTGTCTACAGCGTTCATGCCCTCACGCTGCTGGCAGAG GTGCTGGCCCACTTGTTGGACATGGTGTTCTACAGTGATGAGAAGGAGCGGGTAATACCAATGCTGGTCAATATCATGCACTATGTAGTTCCCTACTTGCGCAACCACAG CACTCACAATGCTCCCAGCTACCGGGCCTGCATCCAGCTGTTGAGCAGTCTAAGTGGATACCAGTACACACGCCGGGCCTGGAAAAAGGAAGCCTTTGACCTCTTTATGGACCACACTTTCTTCCAGATGGACTCATCCTGTGTCAGCCA ctggaGGGCAATCATTGACCATTTGATGACTCATGACAAGACCACATTCAGAGATCTTATGA CCCGTGTGGCTGTAGCCCAGAGCAGCTCCTTGAGTCTGTTCACTAACAGAGATGCTGAGCTGGAACAGAGGGCCATGTTGCTCAAGCGCCTGGCCTTTACAATCTACAGTAGTGAAGTGGACCAATACCAAAAATACCTCCCTGACATACAAG AGCGTCTGGTGGAGAGCCTGCGTCTTCCTCAGGTGCCCATCCTCCATGCTCAGGTGTTCCTCTTCTTCAGGGTGCTGTTGCTGCGCATGTCGCCTCAGCACCTCACCTCATTATGGCCCACTATGATCACCGAACTG GTGCAGGTGTTTCTGTTGATGGAACAAGAACTGACAGCAGATGAGGACATATCAAG GACATCTGGGCCATCTGTGGCCGGTTTGGAAACCACCTATTCTGGAGGGAATGGCTTTTCAACGTCCTACAACAGCCAACGCTGGCTCAACCTCTATCTGTCAGCTTGCAAGCTGCTGGACTTGGCCTTGGCCCTGCCACCTGAAACTCTTCCTCAGTTCCAAAT